Proteins encoded by one window of Streptomyces sp. ALI-76-A:
- a CDS encoding LysR substrate-binding domain-containing protein — protein MQFQQLQYFVAVAETRHFTRAAELVHVAQPSLSQQIKALERELGADLFLRARGNITLTDAGEALLPLARRILADADTARHEVLELVQLRSGRVRLGATPSLCTGLLPDVLRAFHDRYPGVRLLIEEGGSHDLVRELARGALDLALVVLPLPTPSPALTTVELLREDLVVVSSPDTPKPGGARRTVRVADLEGERLVMFRHGYDLRELTVAACRAEGFEPDFAVEGGEMDAVLGFVRAGLGMAVVPRMVAARSGRGLRVTPLARPGLHRTIALAHRSDVAPPRAARELQRMLLER, from the coding sequence ATGCAGTTCCAGCAGCTCCAGTACTTCGTGGCCGTCGCCGAGACCCGGCACTTCACCCGCGCCGCCGAGCTGGTCCATGTCGCCCAGCCGTCCCTGTCGCAGCAGATCAAGGCGCTGGAGCGGGAGCTGGGGGCCGACCTGTTCCTGCGGGCGCGCGGCAACATCACGCTCACCGACGCGGGTGAGGCGCTGCTGCCGCTGGCCCGGCGCATCCTGGCCGACGCGGACACGGCCCGGCACGAGGTGCTGGAGCTGGTGCAGCTGCGCAGCGGCCGGGTCCGGCTGGGCGCGACGCCGAGTCTGTGCACGGGTCTGCTGCCGGACGTGCTGCGCGCCTTCCACGACCGCTATCCGGGCGTCCGGCTGCTGATCGAGGAGGGCGGCTCCCACGATCTCGTACGGGAACTCGCGCGCGGCGCCCTCGACCTGGCGCTGGTCGTCCTCCCGCTGCCGACGCCGTCCCCCGCGCTCACCACGGTGGAGCTGCTGCGCGAGGACCTCGTCGTGGTGTCCTCCCCGGACACCCCCAAGCCGGGCGGGGCCCGGCGCACCGTGCGGGTCGCCGATCTGGAGGGTGAGCGCCTGGTGATGTTCCGGCACGGCTACGACCTGCGCGAACTGACCGTGGCCGCGTGCCGTGCGGAGGGCTTCGAGCCGGACTTCGCGGTGGAGGGCGGGGAGATGGACGCGGTGCTGGGCTTCGTGCGGGCGGGCCTCGGCATGGCCGTGGTGCCCCGCATGGTGGCGGCCCGGTCCGGGCGCGGGCTGCGGGTCACCCCGCTGGCCCGGCCCGGACTGCACCGCACGATCGCCCTCGCGCACCGCAGTGACGTGGCCCCGCCACGGGCCGCGCGCGAACTGCAACGCATGCTGCTGGAACGCTGA
- a CDS encoding fumarate reductase/succinate dehydrogenase flavoprotein subunit, producing the protein MTSYTDYTTGEPVVDAKAPSGPVHERWDKRRFEARLVNPANRRKHTVIVVGTGLAGGSAGATLAEQGYHVVQFCYQDSPRRAHSIAAQGGINAAKNYRNDGDSIHRLFYDTVKGGDFRARESNVHRLAQISVEIIDQCVAQGVPFAREYGGLLDTRSFGGVQVSRTFYARGQTGQQLLLGAYQALSRQIAAGNIEMHPRTEMLDLIVIDGKARGIVARDLVTGRIDTYVADAVVLASGGYGNVFYLSTNAMNSNATAVWRAHRRGAYFANPCFTQIHPTCIPRTGEHQSKLTLMSESLRNDGRIWVPKAKGDDRPPNRIPEDERDYYLERIYPSFGNLVPRDIASRAAKNVCDQGRGVGPGGQGVYLDFADAIERMGRKAVEAKYGNLFDMYQRITDEDPYEVPMRIYPAVHYTMGGLWVDYDLQTTVPGLFAIGEANFSDHGANRLGASALMQGLADGYFVLPATINDYLARNPHHEAVTDEHPVVQEMVAETEDRLNLLLAVDGDRTPDSFHREVGELMWEFCGMARTDSGLRKALERIPQIREEFWRRVKVPGTGEEFNQSLEKANRVVDYLELAELMCLDALHRAESCGGHFREESQTPDGEAARRDEEFAYAAAWEFTGTGEAPALHKEDLVFEYVHPTQRSYA; encoded by the coding sequence ATGACTTCCTACACGGACTACACGACCGGCGAGCCCGTCGTCGACGCCAAGGCCCCGTCCGGGCCCGTCCACGAGCGCTGGGACAAGCGCCGCTTCGAGGCCAGGCTGGTCAACCCGGCCAACCGGCGCAAGCACACGGTGATCGTCGTGGGGACCGGCCTCGCCGGCGGCTCGGCCGGCGCCACGCTCGCCGAACAGGGCTACCACGTGGTCCAGTTCTGCTACCAGGACTCCCCGCGCCGCGCCCACTCGATCGCCGCGCAGGGCGGCATCAACGCGGCGAAGAACTACCGCAACGACGGCGACTCGATCCACCGGCTGTTCTACGACACCGTCAAGGGCGGGGACTTCCGGGCGCGGGAGTCGAACGTCCACCGGCTGGCCCAGATCTCGGTGGAGATCATCGACCAGTGCGTGGCGCAGGGAGTCCCGTTCGCGCGGGAGTACGGCGGCCTGCTCGACACCCGCTCCTTCGGCGGCGTCCAGGTGTCGCGGACCTTCTACGCCCGCGGCCAGACGGGCCAGCAGCTGCTGCTCGGCGCGTACCAGGCGCTGTCGCGGCAGATCGCGGCCGGGAACATCGAGATGCACCCGCGCACCGAGATGCTCGACCTGATCGTCATCGACGGGAAGGCGCGCGGGATCGTGGCACGGGATCTCGTCACCGGCAGGATCGACACGTACGTCGCGGACGCCGTCGTCCTGGCGAGCGGCGGCTACGGCAACGTCTTCTATCTGTCGACCAACGCCATGAACTCCAACGCCACCGCCGTCTGGCGGGCCCACCGGCGCGGCGCCTACTTCGCCAACCCCTGCTTCACCCAGATCCACCCCACCTGCATCCCGCGCACCGGCGAGCACCAGTCCAAGCTGACGCTGATGAGCGAGTCGCTGCGCAACGACGGCCGGATCTGGGTACCGAAGGCCAAGGGCGACGACCGGCCGCCGAACCGGATCCCCGAGGACGAGCGCGACTACTACCTGGAGCGCATCTACCCGTCCTTCGGCAACCTCGTCCCGCGTGACATCGCCTCCCGCGCCGCGAAGAACGTCTGCGACCAGGGCAGGGGCGTCGGTCCCGGCGGGCAGGGCGTCTACCTCGACTTCGCCGACGCCATCGAGCGGATGGGACGCAAGGCCGTCGAGGCCAAGTACGGCAACCTCTTCGACATGTACCAGCGGATCACCGACGAGGACCCGTACGAGGTGCCGATGCGGATCTATCCCGCCGTGCACTACACGATGGGCGGGCTGTGGGTCGACTACGACCTCCAGACCACCGTCCCCGGCCTGTTCGCGATCGGCGAGGCCAACTTCTCCGACCACGGCGCCAACCGGCTCGGTGCGTCCGCGCTGATGCAGGGCCTGGCCGACGGCTACTTCGTCCTGCCGGCGACCATCAACGACTACCTCGCCCGCAACCCGCACCACGAGGCGGTGACCGACGAACACCCCGTCGTGCAGGAGATGGTGGCGGAGACCGAGGACCGGCTGAACCTGCTGCTGGCCGTCGACGGCGACCGCACCCCCGACTCCTTCCACCGCGAGGTCGGCGAACTGATGTGGGAGTTCTGCGGCATGGCCCGCACCGACAGCGGACTGCGCAAGGCGCTGGAGCGGATCCCGCAGATCCGGGAGGAGTTCTGGCGGCGCGTCAAGGTCCCGGGCACCGGCGAGGAGTTCAACCAGTCCCTGGAGAAGGCCAACCGCGTCGTCGACTACCTGGAGCTCGCCGAACTGATGTGCCTTGACGCGCTGCACCGCGCCGAGTCCTGCGGCGGCCACTTCCGCGAGGAGTCGCAGACCCCCGACGGCGAGGCCGCCCGCCGGGACGAGGAGTTCGCCTACGCGGCGGCCTGGGAGTTCACCGGGACGGGCGAGGCCCCGGCCCTGCACAAGGAAGACCTGGTCTTCGAGTACGTCCACCCCACTCAGCGGAGCTACGCATGA
- a CDS encoding SAM-dependent methyltransferase — protein sequence MERPAWAPRSIDISVPSVSRIYDYYLGGSHNFEVDREAARRALEFMPGLPKIMQANRAFMRRAVRFAVDEGITQFLDIGSGIPTFGNVHEVAQSARPGARVMYVDHDPVAVAHSQAVLAGNTDAGVVAADLRKPREILASPEVRGLIDLNRPVALLLVAILHFVEDADDPYRAVAELREALAPGSLLVLTHASYEGIPLPPERAEGAVDVYKDIRNPLIMRSREEIARFFEGYDMVEPGLVPMPHWRPDTAPEDEDPFAFSGFAGVGRTA from the coding sequence ATGGAGCGTCCCGCCTGGGCCCCACGAAGCATCGACATCTCGGTGCCGAGCGTTTCGCGCATCTACGACTACTACCTGGGCGGTTCGCACAACTTCGAGGTCGACCGGGAAGCGGCCCGCAGGGCCCTGGAGTTCATGCCGGGACTTCCCAAGATCATGCAGGCGAACCGGGCGTTCATGCGCCGCGCGGTGCGCTTCGCCGTCGACGAGGGCATCACGCAGTTCCTCGACATCGGCTCCGGCATCCCGACCTTCGGGAACGTCCACGAAGTGGCCCAGTCGGCCCGCCCCGGCGCCCGGGTGATGTACGTGGACCACGACCCGGTGGCGGTCGCGCACAGCCAGGCGGTGCTCGCGGGCAACACAGACGCGGGCGTCGTCGCGGCCGACCTGCGCAAGCCCCGGGAGATCCTCGCGAGCCCCGAGGTGCGGGGCCTGATCGACCTGAACCGGCCGGTGGCCCTGCTTCTCGTTGCCATACTGCACTTCGTGGAAGACGCGGACGACCCGTACCGAGCGGTGGCCGAGTTGCGCGAGGCGCTCGCGCCCGGCAGCCTGCTGGTCCTCACGCACGCTTCCTACGAGGGAATCCCGCTGCCGCCGGAGCGGGCCGAGGGGGCGGTGGACGTGTACAAGGACATCCGCAACCCGCTGATCATGCGCTCGCGCGAGGAGATCGCGCGGTTCTTCGAGGGGTACGACATGGTGGAACCCGGACTGGTGCCGATGCCGCACTGGCGGCCGGACACCGCACCGGAGGACGAGGATCCGTTCGCCTTCTCCGGTTTCGCCGGCGTGGGGCGTACGGCGTGA
- a CDS encoding DUF4239 domain-containing protein — MPEWLVLTLAMLSACAVVVVITLVRHRRAPEDEDPSETPDVIEYMTMWIGVVYAIVLGLAIAGVWEARSSAQDHVQTEAQALHEISERVRVYPPDVRDRIRDDVNAYVGHVVTTEWKAMADTGRLTDRGTELLDRIRVDVTDYEPATDFEAQAYQPVLDQIATADQARNARADAASPTMPGVVWFGLLGGAVVTIGMVFALQIRRTVRELVLAGLFSALIAFLLFLIWDFDAPYSRGITASADPFLSLFPHIEG; from the coding sequence TTGCCGGAATGGCTTGTTCTCACCCTCGCGATGCTGTCCGCCTGTGCCGTGGTGGTCGTCATCACCCTCGTACGGCACCGCCGGGCACCCGAAGACGAGGACCCCAGCGAGACACCGGACGTCATCGAGTACATGACGATGTGGATCGGCGTGGTGTACGCGATCGTCCTGGGCCTGGCCATCGCCGGGGTCTGGGAGGCGCGCAGCAGCGCCCAGGACCACGTACAGACGGAGGCGCAGGCGCTGCACGAGATCTCGGAGCGGGTCCGGGTCTATCCGCCCGACGTCCGCGACCGCATTCGGGACGATGTCAACGCCTATGTCGGACACGTCGTCACCACCGAGTGGAAGGCCATGGCGGACACCGGTCGGCTCACGGACCGGGGCACCGAGCTCCTCGACCGGATCCGCGTGGACGTCACCGACTACGAACCGGCGACCGACTTCGAGGCCCAGGCCTACCAGCCGGTCCTGGACCAGATCGCCACCGCGGACCAGGCCCGCAACGCCCGGGCGGACGCGGCGTCGCCCACGATGCCGGGGGTGGTGTGGTTCGGCCTGCTCGGCGGGGCCGTCGTCACCATCGGGATGGTCTTCGCGCTGCAGATCCGGCGGACGGTGCGAGAACTGGTGCTGGCCGGGCTGTTCTCCGCGCTGATCGCCTTCCTGCTCTTCCTGATCTGGGACTTCGACGCGCCCTACAGCCGGGGCATCACGGCGTCGGCGGACCCGTTCCTGAGCCTCTTCCCGCACATCGAGGGCTGA
- a CDS encoding SCO0930 family lipoprotein codes for MKTSWRSASLVASAAAVLALTTACGQESAPSTGSQNVGATAPAGDYGSVGAGVGTGTGASPQAGQSSAGTQTSTAGELSVSDNAELGEVLTDSAGLTLYRFDQDTAEPPKTNCEADCATTWPPVPADDATAGAGIDKALLGEVTRPDGTKQLTVGGWPAYRYAKDTKAGDVAGQGVGGKWYALAPDGKKAKQTGAGQAEQAGLPGLSTRNDPELGEIVIDKNGMTVYRFMKDTQWPMSTACTDKCLEKWPVVAPVDAEDTKGIDLQGSTANRGYVVFDRPDGVKQQSIDCVPIYTFAGDKKPGDTNGQGVGGTWYAVAPDGKPVGAPDKS; via the coding sequence ATGAAGACCTCCTGGCGGAGCGCATCACTCGTGGCGAGCGCCGCGGCGGTACTGGCGCTGACGACGGCATGCGGCCAGGAAAGCGCCCCGTCCACCGGCAGTCAGAACGTGGGCGCGACGGCCCCGGCGGGCGACTACGGCTCGGTCGGCGCGGGCGTGGGCACCGGCACCGGCGCCTCCCCGCAGGCGGGGCAGAGCAGCGCCGGCACCCAGACGTCCACCGCCGGTGAGCTGTCCGTCTCCGACAACGCGGAACTCGGCGAGGTCCTGACCGACAGCGCCGGACTCACCCTCTACCGCTTCGACCAGGACACCGCCGAGCCGCCGAAGACGAACTGCGAGGCGGACTGCGCCACCACCTGGCCGCCGGTCCCCGCGGACGACGCCACGGCCGGAGCCGGCATCGACAAGGCGCTGCTCGGCGAGGTCACCCGCCCCGACGGCACCAAGCAGCTGACCGTCGGCGGCTGGCCGGCCTACCGCTACGCCAAGGACACCAAGGCCGGGGACGTCGCCGGCCAGGGCGTGGGCGGCAAGTGGTACGCGCTCGCCCCCGACGGCAAGAAGGCCAAGCAGACCGGGGCCGGGCAGGCCGAGCAGGCCGGTCTGCCCGGACTGTCCACCCGCAACGACCCCGAGCTCGGCGAGATCGTCATCGACAAGAACGGCATGACGGTCTACCGCTTCATGAAGGACACGCAGTGGCCGATGTCGACCGCCTGCACCGACAAGTGCCTGGAGAAGTGGCCCGTCGTCGCGCCGGTCGACGCTGAGGACACCAAGGGCATCGATCTGCAGGGGTCCACCGCCAACCGGGGCTACGTGGTGTTCGACCGCCCCGACGGCGTCAAGCAGCAGTCCATCGACTGCGTACCGATCTACACCTTCGCGGGCGACAAGAAGCCCGGCGACACCAACGGCCAGGGCGTCGGCGGCACCTGGTACGCCGTGGCACCCGACGGAAAGCCGGTCGGAGCGCCCGACAAGAGCTAG
- a CDS encoding succinate dehydrogenase, with amino-acid sequence MARTVWDSTVGKKTVMAVSGLIMLLYLVVHMIGNLKIFFGAGEFDHYAHWLRTVGEPFMHYEWTLWLVRVVLVAAVVAHATSAYQLSRRDIKARPGKYVHKKPRASYATRTMRWGGIILGLFIVWHVLDLTTGTVHPGFQAGHPYRNVVDTFSTWYGNVVYIVAMLALGLHVRHGFWSAAQTLGVGSRARDRALKTLADVLALLLTAGFIAVPVGVMTGVVS; translated from the coding sequence TTGGCACGCACCGTGTGGGACTCCACCGTCGGCAAGAAGACCGTGATGGCCGTCAGCGGCCTGATCATGCTGCTGTACCTGGTCGTCCACATGATCGGGAACCTGAAGATCTTCTTCGGCGCGGGGGAGTTCGACCACTACGCGCACTGGCTGCGCACCGTCGGCGAGCCGTTCATGCACTACGAGTGGACGCTCTGGCTGGTCCGCGTGGTGCTGGTGGCCGCGGTCGTCGCCCACGCCACGTCCGCCTACCAGCTCAGCCGCCGCGACATCAAGGCCCGCCCCGGCAAGTACGTGCACAAGAAGCCGCGGGCGAGCTACGCGACCCGCACCATGCGCTGGGGCGGGATCATCCTCGGCCTGTTCATCGTCTGGCACGTCCTGGACCTGACGACCGGCACCGTGCACCCCGGCTTCCAGGCGGGCCACCCGTACCGGAACGTCGTGGACACCTTCTCCACCTGGTACGGCAACGTCGTCTACATCGTCGCGATGCTCGCCCTCGGCCTGCACGTCCGGCACGGCTTCTGGAGCGCGGCCCAGACCCTCGGCGTCGGCAGCCGGGCCCGCGACCGTGCCCTGAAGACCCTCGCCGACGTCCTCGCGCTGCTGCTCACGGCCGGCTTCATCGCCGTACCCGTGGGCGTCATGACCGGAGTGGTGAGCTGA
- a CDS encoding EAL domain-containing protein, which yields MSAEPDGPEDRLRRFATIWSRAVFPVTSTSATRPEFEKQLLPLARRLSEALRARTFDAGEAKAVGAALVSAHCTDPEALTRTLDCVDAYLVLYCGEGGVQEDLRARAARLQHAMAAGFAQALRERTLIEQEAIAQAALRAQGVVAQALHATEARFRAVFEGAAIGIGMADLDGNILQVNGALLRMFGVSEQTMRGRNVMEWTHPDDAPQTWRLYDELVRGEREHYHVEKAFYRPDGTVLWTNLTVSLLRDADGEPQYQLALMEDTTERRLLNLRLRYEATHDALTGLPNRTFFFERLEKALGAGPDQRFGLCYLDLDGFKTINDSLGHAAGDRLLVEIADRLQSCATAPGEMVARLGGDEFVALTTGPDTEREVDELASRIMNVLLAPVSIDGRELTVRGSIGIVEGPAGERSPAEVLRSADITMYRAKSAGGNRFELADAEADARAITRHGLTTALPAALDRGEFFIEYQPLVHLGDGSVRGAEALVRWLHPQHGVLGPDQFIPLAEHTGLIVPLGRWVLEQSVRQARDWAERHTGGGPLRINVNLSPCQLTHPGLVQDTVDILERMGVEPEALCLEVTESALIGADDDLLKPLRRLAEMGVDIALDDFGTGYSNLANLRRLPVSILKLDRSFTQSMQQFPADPVDLKIVEGIVSLAHSLNLTVTVEGVETGAQAEQLRILGCDTAQGWYYARPGPPERLHELALVDATR from the coding sequence GTGAGCGCGGAACCGGACGGGCCGGAGGACAGACTGCGGCGGTTCGCGACGATCTGGAGCCGGGCGGTCTTCCCGGTGACCTCGACGTCCGCGACCCGGCCCGAGTTCGAGAAACAACTGCTCCCCCTGGCCAGGAGGTTGAGCGAGGCGCTCCGGGCCCGCACCTTCGACGCCGGCGAGGCCAAGGCGGTCGGCGCGGCCCTGGTCTCCGCGCACTGCACCGACCCGGAGGCGCTGACCCGCACGCTGGACTGCGTCGACGCCTACCTCGTGCTCTACTGCGGCGAGGGCGGCGTCCAGGAGGACCTGCGGGCGCGCGCGGCACGGCTCCAGCACGCCATGGCCGCCGGGTTCGCCCAGGCGCTGCGCGAGCGGACGCTGATCGAGCAGGAAGCCATCGCGCAGGCGGCGCTGCGGGCGCAGGGCGTGGTGGCCCAGGCGCTGCACGCCACCGAGGCCCGCTTCCGCGCGGTCTTCGAAGGCGCGGCCATAGGCATCGGCATGGCCGACCTCGACGGCAACATCCTCCAGGTCAACGGAGCGCTGCTGCGCATGTTCGGCGTCTCCGAGCAGACCATGCGCGGGCGCAACGTCATGGAGTGGACCCACCCCGACGACGCGCCCCAGACCTGGCGCCTCTACGACGAACTCGTCCGCGGCGAGCGCGAGCACTACCACGTCGAGAAAGCGTTCTACCGCCCGGACGGAACGGTCCTGTGGACCAACCTGACGGTCTCCCTGCTGCGCGACGCCGACGGTGAACCGCAGTACCAGCTCGCCCTCATGGAGGACACCACCGAGCGCCGCCTGCTCAACCTGCGGCTGCGCTACGAGGCCACGCACGACGCGCTCACCGGCCTGCCCAACCGCACGTTCTTCTTCGAGCGCCTGGAGAAGGCACTGGGCGCCGGACCGGACCAGCGGTTCGGGCTGTGCTACCTCGACCTGGACGGCTTCAAGACCATCAACGACAGTCTCGGCCACGCGGCCGGGGACCGGCTGCTGGTCGAGATCGCCGACCGGCTCCAGTCCTGCGCGACCGCCCCCGGCGAGATGGTCGCCCGGCTCGGCGGCGACGAGTTCGTGGCGCTGACCACCGGACCCGACACCGAGCGCGAGGTCGACGAACTCGCCTCGCGGATCATGAACGTGCTCCTCGCGCCCGTCAGCATCGACGGCCGGGAACTGACCGTGCGCGGCAGCATCGGCATCGTCGAGGGCCCGGCGGGGGAACGCAGCCCGGCGGAGGTGCTGCGCAGCGCCGACATCACGATGTACCGGGCCAAGTCGGCGGGCGGCAACCGTTTCGAGCTCGCCGACGCGGAGGCCGACGCCCGTGCCATCACCCGGCACGGACTCACCACGGCGCTGCCCGCGGCCCTGGACCGGGGCGAGTTCTTCATCGAGTACCAGCCGCTGGTCCACCTCGGTGACGGCAGCGTGCGGGGCGCCGAGGCCCTGGTGCGCTGGCTGCACCCGCAGCACGGGGTCCTGGGGCCCGACCAGTTCATCCCGCTCGCCGAGCACACCGGGCTGATCGTCCCGCTGGGCCGCTGGGTCCTGGAGCAGTCGGTGCGCCAGGCGCGTGACTGGGCCGAACGGCACACCGGCGGGGGGCCGTTGCGCATCAACGTCAACCTCTCGCCCTGCCAGCTCACTCATCCAGGGCTGGTGCAGGACACCGTCGACATCCTGGAGCGCATGGGCGTCGAACCCGAAGCGCTCTGCCTGGAGGTCACCGAGTCGGCGCTGATCGGCGCGGACGACGACCTGCTGAAACCGCTGCGGCGGCTCGCCGAGATGGGCGTCGACATCGCCCTGGACGACTTCGGCACCGGCTACTCGAACCTCGCCAACCTGCGGCGCCTGCCGGTGAGCATCCTCAAGCTGGACCGCTCCTTCACGCAGAGCATGCAGCAGTTCCCGGCCGACCCCGTCGACCTCAAGATCGTCGAGGGGATCGTCTCGCTCGCCCACAGCCTGAACCTCACGGTGACGGTGGAGGGAGTGGAGACCGGAGCGCAGGCCGAGCAGCTGCGGATACTGGGCTGCGACACCGCGCAGGGCTGGTACTACGCCCGCCCCGGCCCGCCGGAGCGGCTGCACGAACTGGCCCTGGTGGACGCGACCCGCTGA